The DNA window CTCCAGCCGATGGTGCCATCGAACCATTTGATCGTGGCGTTGTTGAGACCCAGGCTGCGCACTAGCGTTTGCGCCGGGCGCGCCAGTTCGGTCAGGCGTTCGAGCGCGAAAACCTGCCCAGCGACCAGGGCCAGCACGGCGGTTTGATAGCCGGAGCCTGCGCCGATTTCCAAGACGCGGTCGTCTTTGCCGACTTCCAGCAATTCGGTTTCGCGCGCGACCATGTACGGTTGCGAGATCGTTTGCAGGCTGCCAATCGGCAGCGCGTGATCGCCATAGGCGTTGTGGCGCATGGGCTCCGGCACAAAGAGATGACGCGGGACGATAGACATCGCCGCCAGCACGCGCTCATCGCGGATGCCGCGTTTGCGCAGCAGCGCCACCATCTCGGCCCGTTGGCGCGCGTAGGCGGGCGTGTCTTGTGTTGGGGTTAGTTTGAGGGGCTGCGTCAGCCGCGCGTCCGTCATGCAAGCATCCAATCCCGCAATTTTTCCAGAGCCTTTTGATCGGTCAATTCGACGCGCAGCGGGGTGATCGAAACCAGGCCCTCTTTGATGGCGGCGTAATCGCTGTTGGGCTCTACTTGTGCGGCATAAATCTGCGCGCCGATCCAGTAATACTGCTTGCCGCGCGGATCAACGCCTTCGACGATGTGCGCCTGGGCGCCGCGAATGCCTTGCTGCGTCCAGCGCACGCCGCGAATTTCACCGGGCGGTACGTTGACGTTGAGCAAAGTGCCGTCGGGGATGCCCTCCTGCAAAACCTTGCCCGCCAAACGGGCAGCCAGCGCCGCGGCGTGCGAGAAATCGCGTTCATCGCGTTGCGTCATGCTGACGGCTATCGAAGGGACGCCGAAGATGACGCCTTCCATCGCGCCCGCGACGGTGCCCGAATAGGTCACGTCATCGCCCAGATTCGCGCCGTGATTGATGCCCGAAACAACCAAGTCGGGCCGGTTGTCTTTGAGGATCGTCATCAGCGCCAGCACCACGCAATCGGTGGGCGTGCCGTCCACGTTATAACGGCGTTCGCCCAACTGGCGCACGCGCAAGGGCCGCGTGAGC is part of the Acidobacteriota bacterium genome and encodes:
- a CDS encoding protein-L-isoaspartate(D-aspartate) O-methyltransferase gives rise to the protein MTDARLTQPLKLTPTQDTPAYARQRAEMVALLRKRGIRDERVLAAMSIVPRHLFVPEPMRHNAYGDHALPIGSLQTISQPYMVARETELLEVGKDDRVLEIGAGSGYQTAVLALVAGQVFALERLTELARPAQTLVRSLGLNNATIKWFDGTIGWSEFAPYRGILVAAGSPDVPPPLLNQLTLGGHLVIPVGTEKEQRLLRLTRTDSGATTEDCGPCQFVKLIGRHGWQQ
- the surE gene encoding 5'/3'-nucleotidase SurE, whose amino-acid sequence is MPRILVTNDDGYFSEGIAALAGALAAVGEVTIVAPASEQSASSHSLTLTRPLRVRQLGERRYNVDGTPTDCVVLALMTILKDNRPDLVVSGINHGANLGDDVTYSGTVAGAMEGVIFGVPSIAVSMTQRDERDFSHAAALAARLAGKVLQEGIPDGTLLNVNVPPGEIRGVRWTQQGIRGAQAHIVEGVDPRGKQYYWIGAQIYAAQVEPNSDYAAIKEGLVSITPLRVELTDQKALEKLRDWMLA